One Ignavibacteriales bacterium genomic region harbors:
- a CDS encoding DoxX family protein has translation MKITYIIVRSLMGLLFLFASITFLFNLITPPEPTGAMKIFGEGLAASIYLMPTVKLIELLCGIAFVSGRFVVFAAVLITPIIINIFFVHVFVAPEGLPIAIFLVLAISFVAYYNRESYKQLFKM, from the coding sequence TTGAAAATTACTTATATTATTGTACGCAGTTTAATGGGGCTTTTGTTTCTATTTGCCTCGATTACTTTTTTATTTAACTTAATTACTCCGCCGGAACCTACAGGCGCCATGAAAATATTTGGCGAGGGGCTTGCAGCATCTATTTACCTTATGCCGACAGTAAAATTAATTGAACTGCTTTGTGGTATTGCGTTTGTTTCAGGCAGATTCGTTGTATTTGCCGCTGTTTTAATTACACCAATAATTATTAATATCTTTTTTGTTCACGTTTTTGTTGCGCCTGAAGGTTTACCAATTGCGATATTTTTAGTGTTAGCGATCTCATTTGTAGCATACTACAACAGAGAAAGCTATAAACAGTTATTTAAAATGTAA
- a CDS encoding leucyl aminopeptidase, which produces MYKINLKTGGSKIIYNPLSISLKYLIDDNKLAKSLPNLEKIFNIKFSELQRKNFLSNDGGKIRVTKPSGKPDALILSKVKLDDKFNADYFRNHLAEFIANLKNEMTENLHIIIPSFSSIKKYFDSEDYYYQTFAEGVLLGNYSFDKYKSKKNKNKVLDVYFYADNEKKIKTSISVAEKLITSVYLTRDLQSEPANNLTPDIFAKRIVNEVTQTGIKAKVFGDAEIKKRKMGGLIAIGQGSSNKPRFIVLEYKPTIKSKKNKKNKTKTIALVGKGITFDTGGISIKPSKGMGEMKADMSGAAVVVGTLIAAAKNKLPIHLYGIIPSAENMVSGESVRPGDVIKISNGKTVEIEDTDAEGRVVLADALHYASELKPDQIIDLATLTGACVIALGEFVAGMFTKNDAMAGNLYKSGITTYDRVWRLPMWDDFNELINSDVADVANLGSTRWAGAITAAKFLEHFVDKNIPWTHLDIAGPAMNNSSRSYTKKYMTGFGVRLLFDYLSHRI; this is translated from the coding sequence ATGTACAAAATAAATCTTAAAACTGGTGGATCTAAAATTATTTACAATCCACTATCAATAAGTCTTAAATACTTAATTGATGATAATAAGTTAGCCAAAAGCTTACCAAACTTGGAAAAAATATTTAACATAAAATTTTCAGAACTACAGAGAAAAAATTTCTTATCAAACGATGGCGGTAAAATTCGTGTAACTAAACCATCGGGTAAACCTGATGCTCTGATTTTATCAAAAGTAAAATTAGATGATAAATTTAATGCTGATTATTTCAGAAATCATTTAGCGGAATTTATTGCTAATCTAAAAAATGAGATGACAGAAAATCTGCACATTATTATTCCTTCATTTTCATCTATTAAAAAGTATTTTGATTCTGAGGACTATTATTATCAGACATTTGCAGAAGGCGTTTTACTCGGTAATTATTCATTTGATAAATACAAATCAAAAAAAAATAAAAACAAAGTTCTTGACGTTTATTTTTATGCTGATAACGAAAAAAAAATAAAAACTTCAATTTCCGTTGCTGAAAAATTAATTACATCAGTTTATCTAACAAGAGATTTACAAAGCGAACCTGCCAATAATTTAACTCCCGATATTTTTGCCAAACGGATTGTTAATGAAGTAACACAGACTGGTATAAAAGCAAAAGTTTTTGGTGATGCTGAAATTAAAAAAAGAAAAATGGGCGGCTTAATTGCAATCGGGCAGGGGAGCAGTAACAAACCAAGATTTATAGTTCTAGAATACAAACCGACTATCAAATCTAAAAAGAATAAAAAAAATAAAACCAAAACAATTGCATTAGTTGGTAAGGGAATTACTTTTGATACAGGAGGTATATCAATAAAACCCTCAAAAGGAATGGGCGAAATGAAAGCTGACATGTCCGGTGCCGCTGTTGTTGTTGGAACTTTGATTGCTGCTGCAAAAAATAAATTACCCATTCATTTGTACGGAATAATTCCTTCCGCTGAAAATATGGTTTCCGGAGAATCAGTCAGGCCAGGTGATGTAATTAAAATATCAAACGGTAAAACTGTTGAGATTGAAGACACTGATGCTGAAGGAAGAGTTGTTTTAGCCGATGCTTTGCATTATGCTTCTGAATTAAAACCGGATCAAATTATTGATCTTGCAACACTTACAGGCGCATGTGTAATTGCACTTGGTGAATTTGTTGCCGGTATGTTTACTAAGAATGATGCTATGGCAGGTAATCTTTATAAAAGCGGAATTACAACTTATGATCGCGTGTGGCGTTTACCAATGTGGGATGATTTCAATGAGTTAATTAACAGTGATGTTGCAGACGTTGCAAATCTTGGCAGTACACGCTGGGCTGGAGCAATTACCGCGGCTAAATTCTTAGAACATTTTGTAGACAAAAATATTCCTTGGACGCATTTAGATATTGCAGGTCCGGCAATGAATAATTCATCAAGAAGTTATACTAAAAAATATATGACGGGTTTTGGTGTGCGTCTTTTGTTTGATTATTTATCACACAGAATTTAA
- a CDS encoding bifunctional oligoribonuclease/PAP phosphatase NrnA, translating to MIDFEKLKHIIQDNSSFLLTTHVNPDADAIGSEVAFYHLLKKLGKKIYIINHSYTPYNLEFLNTEKIIQRFDELEHKSILNEVDVLVALDFNRADRTVRMEDHFRKSSKLKICLDHHQDPEEFVDYLFIDTESCATGQIIYDFIKQTKIVELDFNIAEPLYAAIMTDTGSFRFDRTTSEVHIIIAELLKLGVNPEQVYDKLYDQSKFSKVKLLGRALNSINLKYNAQLGYMVITQKDFKELGAIESDTENFVNYTLSIENVIVGILFIELKNGFKVSFRSKGDIPVNKLANEFGGGGHTNAAGARFFTNNMLEMIPVILSKAELYLNNRK from the coding sequence ATGATTGATTTTGAAAAACTAAAACATATCATACAGGACAATTCATCGTTTCTATTAACTACACACGTTAATCCAGATGCTGATGCAATTGGTTCCGAAGTTGCATTTTATCATTTATTAAAAAAACTAGGTAAAAAGATTTATATAATAAATCACAGTTATACTCCATACAATCTGGAATTCTTAAATACTGAAAAAATAATTCAGAGATTTGATGAATTAGAACATAAAAGTATTTTGAATGAAGTTGATGTATTAGTTGCCTTGGACTTTAACCGTGCTGATAGAACAGTTAGAATGGAAGACCATTTTAGAAAATCCAGTAAGTTAAAAATTTGTCTTGATCATCATCAGGATCCTGAAGAGTTTGTTGATTATCTCTTTATTGATACTGAAAGTTGTGCAACAGGTCAAATCATTTATGATTTTATTAAGCAAACTAAAATTGTGGAATTAGATTTTAATATTGCAGAACCTCTTTATGCTGCTATTATGACGGATACAGGTTCTTTCAGGTTTGATAGAACTACTTCTGAGGTTCACATAATTATCGCTGAGTTGTTAAAGCTTGGCGTAAATCCTGAACAAGTATATGATAAACTATATGATCAGAGCAAATTTAGTAAAGTTAAATTGCTGGGTAGAGCTTTAAATTCAATCAATCTTAAGTATAATGCACAATTAGGTTACATGGTTATAACCCAAAAAGATTTTAAAGAACTTGGCGCGATAGAGAGTGATACAGAAAATTTTGTTAATTATACTTTGTCTATAGAAAATGTTATTGTTGGAATTTTATTCATAGAACTTAAAAATGGATTTAAAGTTAGTTTTCGATCTAAAGGGGATATTCCCGTGAATAAACTTGCAAATGAATTTGGAGGCGGAGGACATACAAATGCTGCAGGTGCTCGATTCTTTACAAATAATATGTTGGAAATGATCCCTGTAATCCTTTCTAAAGCAGAACTTTATCTTAATAACAGAAAGTAA
- a CDS encoding glycosyltransferase family 39 protein, whose protein sequence is MNKLNSSAKDNVILISISLFKLILLLVFAGNYGLFRDEFYYLQCSSHLAFGYVDQSPLSLLILNISTSLFGDSILGIRIFAYIASCVTVFMAGIITRELGGGRLAQITASVSVLFCGVVLGGGSYFSMNVFDVLLSTITFYYFIRLIKTDDKKLWIYIGILFGIGLQNKLTFLFLGVGFTFALLFTGLRKNYLTKELWIGAGLAVIIFLPNIIWQFANGFPTLTFIHNAALYKNKAMGLVEFFFISINELNPFNSLFLLTAFYFLFFNKEGRRFIAIGIIYITIFLIFVFNNGKPYYMGILYPVILAIGAAGAAILFQNYLREWLGYVLLIILLPFYIFTTPFAIPVLNVDAFINYSARHGVTPKNSEKSELGLLPQFFSDRFGWENLALQTSQVFKSLPKSEQNNVVIFGQNYGEAGAIDYYRKTYNLPPVVSAHNSYWFWGYPDFVDTNTVWIVIGSNKKDNREFFESVEFAASHTDKYGMPFENVDIFICRKPKMKIDEIWQKIKMFI, encoded by the coding sequence ATGAATAAATTAAATTCTTCAGCAAAAGACAATGTAATCCTTATTTCGATTTCACTCTTTAAGTTAATTTTGCTTCTTGTATTTGCCGGTAATTACGGGTTATTCAGGGATGAGTTTTACTACCTGCAATGCTCTAGTCATCTTGCATTCGGTTATGTAGATCAATCACCTTTATCATTACTAATTCTAAATATATCAACCAGTTTATTTGGAGATTCAATATTAGGTATTAGAATTTTCGCTTATATTGCTTCTTGTGTTACTGTGTTTATGGCTGGAATTATAACACGTGAATTAGGAGGAGGAAGATTAGCACAAATTACAGCATCTGTTTCCGTTTTATTTTGCGGTGTTGTTCTTGGTGGTGGAAGTTATTTTTCTATGAATGTATTTGATGTTCTTCTTTCAACAATTACGTTTTATTATTTCATCAGGCTAATAAAAACCGATGATAAAAAATTGTGGATTTATATTGGTATTCTTTTCGGAATTGGATTACAAAATAAATTAACATTCCTGTTTCTTGGTGTAGGGTTTACTTTTGCTCTTCTTTTTACAGGTTTAAGAAAAAATTATCTTACTAAAGAATTATGGATTGGGGCGGGATTAGCAGTTATTATATTCCTTCCTAATATAATCTGGCAATTTGCTAATGGTTTTCCAACGCTCACTTTCATTCACAATGCTGCGTTGTATAAAAATAAAGCAATGGGCCTAGTGGAATTTTTCTTTATTTCTATAAACGAACTAAATCCTTTTAATTCTCTTTTTCTCCTAACCGCATTTTATTTTTTATTTTTTAATAAAGAGGGTAGACGCTTTATTGCAATTGGAATTATATATATTACAATTTTTCTGATCTTCGTATTCAATAATGGCAAACCTTACTATATGGGAATTTTGTATCCCGTGATATTAGCCATCGGTGCTGCAGGTGCTGCTATTCTGTTTCAAAATTATCTGCGTGAGTGGTTAGGATATGTTCTTTTAATAATACTTTTGCCTTTTTATATCTTTACTACACCTTTTGCAATTCCGGTGCTAAATGTTGATGCTTTTATTAATTATAGTGCTAGGCATGGAGTGACTCCAAAAAATTCTGAAAAAAGTGAATTGGGTCTTCTGCCTCAGTTTTTCAGTGATAGATTTGGATGGGAGAATCTTGCGTTACAAACCAGTCAAGTTTTTAAGTCTCTACCTAAATCCGAACAAAATAATGTTGTTATATTCGGACAGAATTATGGTGAAGCAGGGGCGATAGATTATTATAGGAAGACCTATAATCTTCCACCTGTTGTTTCCGCGCATAACAGTTACTGGTTCTGGGGTTACCCTGATTTTGTAGACACAAATACTGTCTGGATTGTGATTGGATCAAACAAAAAGGATAATAGAGAATTTTTTGAGTCTGTTGAATTCGCAGCTTCTCACACAGATAAATACGGTATGCCGTTTGAAAATGTTGATATATTTATATGCCGTAAACCGAAAATGAAAATTGATGAAATATGGCAAAAGATAAAAATGTTTATTTGA